In one Agathobacter rectalis ATCC 33656 genomic region, the following are encoded:
- a CDS encoding YggS family pyridoxal phosphate-dependent enzyme gives MLKDNLHQVQQNIKAACDRAHRNYSDVTLIAVSKTKPVEMLSEIYDEGIREFGENKVQEMCEKMEVMPKDIHWHMIGHLQTNKVKYIVGKTSLIHSVDSLHLAKEIQKQAIKHDCSCDILVEVNIAGEESKFGTSQDEAISLVEEIAKLDHIHIKGLMTIAPFVDDPEDNRQYFRDIKQLSVDIAQKNIDNVSMNVLSMGMTGDYTVAIEEGATMVRVGTGIFGERDYSNAN, from the coding sequence ATGTTAAAAGACAACTTACATCAGGTTCAGCAAAATATAAAGGCCGCATGTGACAGAGCTCACAGAAACTATAGTGATGTCACACTAATTGCAGTCAGCAAAACCAAACCTGTTGAGATGCTCAGTGAGATATACGATGAGGGCATCCGTGAGTTCGGCGAGAATAAGGTACAGGAAATGTGTGAAAAGATGGAGGTTATGCCAAAAGATATTCACTGGCACATGATTGGGCATCTTCAGACCAACAAGGTGAAGTATATAGTTGGAAAAACATCACTTATTCACTCTGTAGATTCACTGCATCTGGCAAAGGAGATACAAAAGCAGGCCATAAAGCATGACTGCAGCTGCGACATACTGGTTGAGGTCAATATAGCAGGAGAGGAATCTAAGTTTGGCACATCACAAGATGAGGCTATCTCCTTAGTTGAAGAAATTGCTAAACTGGACCATATCCATATAAAAGGACTTATGACTATAGCACCATTTGTAGATGATCCTGAGGATAACAGACAATACTTTAGAGATATTAAGCAATTATCAGTTGACATAGCACAGAAAAACATAGATAATGTCAGTATGAATGTTCTGTCCATGGGTATGACAGGAGATTACACAGTAGCAATAGAAGAGGGCGCAACAATGGTACGTGTCGGTACCGGAATATTTGGAGAGCGCGACTACAGCAATGCTAACTGA
- a CDS encoding HlyD family efflux transporter periplasmic adaptor subunit: MSQKNKKVLKYHTGFNLNIGFIVFFVIIIYVIFHIFTYFTSNPVSEYEVQQGTIATNNIYKGMIIREESVVYAEESGNLNYFVSNGSKVATSDVVYSVDTDGSIATQITGAQNDASAITDEAAGQIITDINSFSSGYNRRYFSKVYTFKNDLSAQLTQVLSQNALTSLADTISTAEANNTFYTYKPTAPGIVYYGIDGYEDVTTDSFTLDQYNNTNYEETDLTDNSTINQLDPVYKLITSENWNILINVPDNVAKSLNDKSVIKIRFCDDDYTTTVSFSLLKKDDAFFLKLNMKNSLIRYINERFTNIELVLGTDTGLKIPNSAITKKEFFTIPKDYFTASGDSDDSSLMIKDKSSGSVNIVSPTIFSQNDDFYFVDDEYLKDGDIIVKPDSSSTYRVGTDKDKLTGVYNINKGYAVFKQIKVLASNDDYTIVEAKTPYGISLYDHIALDGKSVKENQTITK, translated from the coding sequence GTGTCCCAAAAGAATAAAAAAGTACTGAAATATCACACAGGCTTTAATCTGAATATCGGTTTTATAGTGTTTTTTGTAATAATAATCTATGTGATTTTTCACATATTTACGTATTTCACCTCAAACCCGGTATCTGAATACGAGGTACAACAGGGTACTATAGCGACCAACAACATATATAAGGGCATGATAATCCGCGAGGAAAGTGTAGTGTATGCTGAGGAATCAGGAAACCTCAACTACTTTGTGTCAAACGGCTCAAAGGTTGCAACAAGTGATGTTGTCTACTCTGTTGATACAGACGGCTCCATTGCAACCCAGATTACCGGTGCTCAAAATGATGCTTCCGCCATCACTGACGAGGCTGCCGGGCAGATTATCACTGACATAAACAGCTTTTCATCCGGCTACAACAGACGATACTTTTCAAAGGTTTATACCTTTAAAAACGATCTTTCTGCACAGCTGACACAGGTTCTCAGTCAAAATGCACTGACAAGCCTGGCAGATACTATCAGTACTGCTGAGGCTAACAACACCTTCTATACATATAAGCCGACAGCTCCCGGAATAGTCTATTACGGGATAGACGGCTATGAGGATGTCACTACAGACAGCTTCACTCTGGATCAGTACAACAACACTAATTATGAAGAGACTGATTTAACCGACAACAGCACCATCAATCAGCTGGATCCTGTTTATAAGCTGATTACAAGTGAGAACTGGAATATACTCATAAATGTTCCTGACAATGTTGCCAAGAGCCTGAATGACAAGTCAGTCATAAAAATCAGATTCTGCGATGATGACTATACAACCACGGTATCGTTCAGCCTTTTGAAGAAGGATGATGCTTTTTTCCTGAAGCTGAATATGAAAAACTCGCTCATCCGCTATATAAATGAGCGTTTTACCAATATAGAGCTCGTGCTTGGAACAGACACAGGGCTTAAAATACCTAATTCAGCTATAACCAAAAAGGAATTTTTCACTATTCCTAAGGATTATTTCACTGCAAGCGGCGATTCCGATGATTCGTCACTCATGATAAAGGATAAAAGCAGTGGCTCAGTTAATATAGTCAGTCCAACAATATTCAGCCAGAATGATGACTTTTATTTCGTAGATGATGAATATCTTAAGGACGGCGATATCATTGTCAAGCCTGATTCTTCGTCAACCTACAGGGTTGGAACAGATAAGGACAAGCTCACAGGTGTCTACAATATCAACAAAGGATACGCTGTGTTTAAGCAGATAAAGGTACTTGCATCAAACGATGACTACACAATTGTAGAAGCCAAAACGCCATATGGCATTTCGCTTTATGACCATATAGCCTTGGATGGCAAATCCGTGAAGGAAAACCAGACCATAACCAAATAA
- a CDS encoding D-alanyl-D-alanine carboxypeptidase family protein: MRCTSKQRIKRLLCLTCIAAVFMTGCGTKIENAYDTYSTDYINGYNGSNYFASNLCVTNDVNFGQDNMQFAKTAEGAGAFNIDTHQVLYSQNLFEKLYPASTTKILTAYIILKNCDLNATVTVSHDAANPGHSSSVCGLKEGDVITVQDLLYGLLLESGNDAAIALAEYCSGSAEEFAKLMNSTAKSFGATNSNFVNPSGLPDENHYTTIYDMYLIFSNAISLESFVAIISSQTHDAAYTNAQGAAVSKTFKNTCGYLTGAYTAPENVTVTGGKTGTTGEAGHCLVLLSQNAKNERIISIVYKADGKKDLYSFMNEILSGFAN, from the coding sequence GTGAGATGTACAAGTAAACAAAGAATTAAACGACTGCTATGTCTGACATGCATAGCAGCGGTTTTTATGACCGGCTGTGGTACAAAGATTGAGAATGCATATGATACTTATTCCACAGATTATATAAATGGATATAACGGAAGTAATTATTTTGCGTCCAACCTTTGCGTCACAAATGATGTCAATTTTGGTCAGGACAATATGCAGTTTGCAAAAACCGCAGAGGGAGCCGGAGCCTTTAATATTGACACTCATCAGGTGCTGTATAGCCAGAATCTGTTTGAAAAACTCTATCCTGCAAGCACTACAAAGATTTTAACTGCATACATAATTCTTAAAAACTGTGATTTAAATGCGACAGTCACAGTAAGCCATGACGCTGCAAACCCGGGTCATTCATCATCGGTATGTGGCCTAAAGGAGGGCGATGTCATTACCGTGCAGGACTTATTGTATGGGCTCTTACTTGAGAGTGGCAATGATGCGGCAATAGCACTGGCAGAGTACTGCAGTGGTTCTGCAGAAGAATTTGCCAAGCTGATGAACAGCACTGCAAAAAGTTTTGGTGCCACAAACAGCAATTTTGTCAACCCAAGTGGTCTTCCTGATGAAAATCATTACACTACCATATATGACATGTACCTCATTTTTTCCAATGCCATATCCTTAGAGAGCTTTGTTGCAATCATCAGTTCACAGACCCATGATGCGGCATATACAAATGCCCAGGGCGCGGCTGTTTCAAAGACCTTTAAGAATACCTGCGGCTATCTGACCGGAGCATATACAGCTCCTGAAAACGTCACAGTGACAGGAGGAAAGACAGGCACTACGGGGGAGGCAGGCCATTGCCTCGTACTGCTAAGCCAGAATGCTAAAAATGAGCGCATCATAAGCATAGTTTACAAGGCAGATGGTAAAAAGGATCTTTATAGCTTCATGAATGAAATACTTAGTGGATTTGCTAATTAA
- a CDS encoding cell division protein SepF has protein sequence MSFIDKILDKMSLNSEDDEEFDNEDYYLDDEEEEELPRNPFRRKKEAVEEETAIKSTRRDTTPKEKPVKTTSKITPISKSSRKQVASDMEVCVIKPSSIEDEIEITDTLLNGRTVVINMEGLNVDVAQRIIDFTSGSAYALHGNLQKISNFIFIATPHGVDISGDIQSLMDSFDLPGSSY, from the coding sequence ATGAGTTTCATAGATAAGATTCTTGACAAAATGAGTTTGAATTCTGAGGACGATGAGGAGTTCGATAACGAGGATTATTACCTCGATGATGAGGAAGAAGAAGAGCTTCCAAGAAATCCTTTCCGTAGAAAAAAAGAGGCTGTTGAAGAGGAAACGGCCATAAAAAGCACAAGGCGTGATACAACACCAAAGGAGAAGCCTGTTAAGACTACATCCAAGATTACACCAATATCAAAATCATCCAGAAAGCAGGTAGCATCAGACATGGAAGTTTGCGTAATAAAACCAAGTTCAATTGAAGACGAAATAGAAATAACAGACACATTACTTAACGGACGTACAGTCGTCATCAACATGGAGGGACTTAATGTCGATGTGGCACAGCGCATCATAGATTTCACATCAGGCTCAGCATATGCCCTGCACGGTAATCTGCAGAAGATATCCAACTTTATCTTCATCGCCACACCACACGGAGTAGATATCTCAGGAGATATCCAGAGTCTCATGGATTCATTTGATCTCCCGGGTTCATCTTATTAA
- a CDS encoding signal peptidase II, with the protein MKKNKTKKQMCTAGIIALILVAIDQLTKYLAVINLKQSSTGVFVLIPGVFEFRYLENQSAAFGVDLLSIIQNIFHFTYWSENPLAFLRAKMIFFSVITIAVVILLCVWYRKIPVSKRFRLLNVVVILFVAGALGNLIDRIVNNYVVDFFYFSLINFPIFNVADIYVTVAAFMFIILGLFYYKEEDFSLIFPDKKHENR; encoded by the coding sequence ATGAAGAAAAATAAAACAAAAAAACAGATGTGTACAGCAGGCATCATTGCATTGATTCTTGTAGCAATTGACCAGCTTACAAAGTATCTGGCTGTTATAAACCTAAAGCAATCATCCACGGGTGTGTTTGTTCTCATTCCGGGAGTTTTCGAGTTCAGATACCTGGAAAACCAGAGTGCTGCATTTGGTGTTGATCTGCTTTCAATAATACAGAATATCTTTCATTTTACATATTGGTCTGAGAATCCATTGGCATTTTTGCGTGCCAAAATGATTTTTTTCTCAGTGATTACCATTGCAGTTGTTATACTTTTGTGTGTATGGTATCGCAAAATACCTGTCTCAAAACGTTTTAGACTGCTGAATGTTGTTGTAATACTGTTTGTTGCAGGTGCACTCGGCAATCTGATAGACCGTATTGTAAATAACTATGTGGTTGATTTCTTTTATTTTAGCCTGATTAATTTTCCGATATTCAATGTAGCTGATATATATGTCACTGTAGCGGCATTTATGTTTATCATACTCGGGCTGTTTTACTACAAGGAGGAGGATTTTTCCTTAATCTTCCCTGACAAAAAGCATGAAAATAGATAA
- a CDS encoding AAA family ATPase: MGSNEIYTIGREFGSLGKQVGQELAKRLGIKFYDKELLQKAAKESGLCEEIFESHDEKPTNSFLYSLVMDTYTGGSYSTAPFLDMPLNHKVFLAQFDAIKKIAANESCVIVGRCADYALADEPHCLNIFIRSNMDDRIKRISERLNVPENKAKDIIKKKDKERSSYYNYYTSKKWGDARSYDLCLNTSQISVEDSIELILKYRECMRNHNK; this comes from the coding sequence ATGGGATCAAACGAAATTTACACAATAGGAAGAGAATTTGGAAGCCTCGGAAAACAGGTCGGACAAGAATTAGCTAAAAGACTTGGAATTAAATTTTATGATAAAGAGCTCTTACAGAAGGCAGCTAAGGAATCAGGACTTTGCGAGGAAATATTTGAGTCGCATGACGAAAAGCCTACAAACAGCTTTTTATATTCGCTGGTCATGGACACCTACACAGGTGGCTCTTATTCCACAGCACCATTTCTTGATATGCCTCTGAATCACAAGGTATTTTTAGCACAGTTTGATGCTATCAAAAAGATTGCGGCAAATGAATCCTGTGTTATTGTAGGCCGCTGTGCAGATTATGCTTTAGCAGACGAGCCGCATTGTCTCAATATCTTCATACGTTCCAACATGGACGACAGAATTAAAAGAATAAGTGAAAGACTCAATGTCCCGGAGAACAAGGCTAAAGACATAATTAAGAAAAAAGATAAAGAGCGCTCAAGCTATTACAATTACTACACCAGTAAAAAATGGGGAGACGCAAGAAGCTATGATTTGTGCCTGAACACAAGCCAGATATCAGTTGAGGACTCAATCGAGCTTATACTTAAATACAGGGAATGCATGAGAAATCACAATAAATAA
- the minD gene encoding septum site-determining protein MinD: protein MSEAIVFTSGKGGVGKTTVISNIGVELSQLDKKVIMLDTDMGLRNLDLVMGIEDKVNYNILDILNRSCRIRQAIIRNKKYPNLYVIPAAPSMDTLCSYEARFKILIEELKASFDYCLIDSPAGIDSGFWFSVSPADRAIVVTTPHVSAIHDARRCISLLDSAHLDDISVIVNAYDKHMVRRHQMISDNDITALLSTRIIGTIPYDKSVIICQNRGIPVREAKSRLSPVFARISGQIIHSSDDMRGAAV from the coding sequence GTGAGTGAAGCAATAGTTTTCACTTCAGGAAAAGGCGGTGTTGGAAAAACTACGGTTATTTCCAATATCGGAGTTGAACTTTCACAGTTAGATAAAAAAGTCATCATGCTCGATACAGACATGGGACTTCGCAATCTGGACCTGGTAATGGGAATAGAGGACAAGGTCAATTACAATATCCTTGACATCTTAAACCGCTCATGCCGTATCAGACAGGCAATCATACGCAATAAAAAGTATCCCAATCTATATGTAATTCCTGCAGCACCTTCCATGGATACGCTATGCAGCTATGAGGCACGCTTCAAGATACTTATAGAGGAGCTTAAAGCAAGCTTTGATTATTGTCTGATAGATTCTCCGGCGGGTATCGACAGCGGCTTTTGGTTTTCAGTCTCACCTGCAGACCGTGCGATAGTAGTTACCACACCGCATGTATCTGCCATACACGATGCAAGGCGATGCATAAGCCTGCTCGACAGCGCACATCTTGACGATATATCAGTCATTGTTAATGCATATGACAAGCATATGGTAAGAAGGCATCAGATGATATCCGATAATGATATTACAGCACTTCTTTCTACCAGGATTATCGGCACTATTCCCTATGACAAAAGTGTTATCATTTGCCAGAACAGAGGAATACCTGTCCGTGAGGCCAAAAGCAGGCTTTCTCCTGTATTTGCCCGAATATCCGGTCAGATAATCCATTCCTCTGACGATATGAGAGGTGCCGCTGTATGA
- a CDS encoding RluA family pseudouridine synthase has product MNRDTFEVQSEQEGERLDKYLSSIYPDISRSFFQRILKENQILVNDKPQKANYRLKTDDIVDVTIPDAVQTPILPQDIPLDILYEDDDVLVVNKPKGMVVHPSAGHYSDTLVNAIMYHCKDSLSGINGEIRPGIVHRIDMDTTGSLIVCKNDESHIKISEQIKDHSCNRIYVGIVCGNVKDDEGTIEGAIGRNPNDRKKMAINEKNGKPAVTHYKVLERFGDYTYMQFKLETGRTHQIRVHMASINHPLLGDMLYSSYSPTKNRFKGLEGQCLHAKTIGFVHPKTGEYMEFDAPLPKYFANLLEVLYNINNK; this is encoded by the coding sequence ATGAATAGAGATACATTTGAAGTCCAGAGTGAACAGGAGGGAGAACGACTGGATAAATACTTAAGCAGCATTTATCCGGATATTTCTCGCTCCTTTTTTCAACGGATACTAAAAGAAAATCAAATACTGGTCAATGATAAGCCCCAGAAAGCAAATTACAGGCTAAAGACTGATGACATAGTAGATGTCACAATTCCTGATGCCGTACAGACACCTATTCTGCCACAGGACATTCCTCTTGACATACTCTACGAGGATGATGACGTACTGGTAGTCAACAAGCCAAAGGGCATGGTTGTACACCCATCAGCCGGGCATTACAGCGATACTCTTGTAAATGCCATAATGTACCACTGCAAGGACTCTTTAAGTGGTATAAACGGCGAAATACGGCCCGGTATAGTACATCGCATAGATATGGACACCACCGGCTCCCTTATTGTCTGCAAGAACGATGAAAGCCATATAAAGATATCAGAACAGATAAAGGACCATAGCTGCAACCGTATATACGTGGGCATTGTCTGTGGCAATGTAAAGGATGACGAGGGCACCATAGAGGGCGCCATAGGCAGAAATCCCAATGACCGCAAGAAAATGGCGATCAATGAGAAAAACGGAAAGCCGGCTGTCACACATTATAAGGTGCTTGAACGCTTTGGTGACTACACATATATGCAGTTTAAGCTTGAGACCGGCAGGACACACCAGATACGCGTGCATATGGCAAGTATTAATCATCCCTTGCTTGGAGATATGCTGTATTCCAGCTATTCCCCGACGAAAAACCGCTTCAAAGGCCTTGAAGGACAGTGCCTGCATGCAAAAACAATAGGGTTTGTGCACCCAAAAACCGGTGAATACATGGAATTTGATGCACCTTTACCAAAATACTTTGCCAATTTGCTTGAAGTGTTATATAATATAAATAACAAATAA
- a CDS encoding FtsW/RodA/SpoVE family cell cycle protein, whose amino-acid sequence MLKQYRLKNYHFQLVVYIIALSIIGILLIGSAKHSVQSKQIIGFVMGLTIMIVLSLIDYTFLLKFVWIYYAGMIVLLLLVLFAGDDAKGAQRWFEIAGIRFQPSEIAKIILILFFAYFFSRFEDCINTVRTLVLSVIFAGIPLFLILKQPDNSTTILTALIFATLLFISGLSYKIIMPVLGVSVPIVLIVISYIYTHADALIKKGFYPATRIMSWLDPTNYADTAAQQRNSIWAIGSGQLFGKGLNNSVVTSMKNTNYIIEPQTDFIFAVAGEELGFIGTISIIILLLLIVIECILIARKAKDTSGKLICCGMGALIGFQAFINLCVATGLMPNTGMTLPFVSYGLTSLVSLYMGMGIVLNVGLQPKKYS is encoded by the coding sequence ATGCTCAAACAGTACAGACTAAAGAATTATCACTTTCAATTAGTAGTATACATAATAGCTTTGTCGATTATAGGCATCCTGCTGATAGGCAGTGCCAAGCACTCCGTACAAAGCAAGCAGATAATAGGCTTTGTAATGGGACTGACTATTATGATAGTGCTTTCCCTTATAGATTACACATTTCTGCTCAAATTCGTGTGGATATACTATGCCGGAATGATTGTGCTGTTGTTGCTTGTTCTATTTGCAGGTGATGATGCAAAGGGTGCACAGCGCTGGTTTGAGATCGCAGGTATCAGATTCCAACCGTCAGAGATTGCGAAAATTATACTTATTTTGTTTTTTGCTTATTTCTTTTCCAGGTTTGAGGATTGTATAAATACAGTAAGAACTCTGGTATTATCTGTAATTTTTGCCGGTATCCCTTTATTCCTTATCTTAAAGCAGCCGGACAACTCAACGACAATTCTTACTGCATTAATTTTCGCTACCCTCTTGTTTATTAGCGGATTAAGTTATAAAATAATAATGCCGGTACTTGGAGTTTCAGTACCGATAGTTTTGATAGTGATAAGCTATATATATACACATGCCGATGCACTCATCAAAAAAGGCTTTTACCCTGCTACACGTATAATGTCGTGGCTCGACCCGACAAATTACGCTGATACAGCAGCACAGCAAAGGAACTCTATCTGGGCTATAGGCTCAGGACAGTTGTTTGGCAAGGGACTTAACAACTCTGTTGTAACCTCTATGAAGAACACCAACTACATCATAGAGCCTCAAACAGATTTTATATTTGCTGTTGCCGGAGAGGAGCTTGGCTTTATTGGTACAATCAGTATAATAATTCTTTTGCTTCTTATCGTAATTGAGTGTATACTTATAGCAAGGAAGGCAAAGGACACAAGTGGAAAGCTCATATGCTGTGGCATGGGAGCACTTATAGGCTTTCAGGCCTTTATCAATTTGTGCGTAGCCACAGGTCTTATGCCCAATACCGGTATGACTCTTCCATTTGTCAGTTATGGACTTACGTCACTTGTTTCACTGTACATGGGAATGGGAATTGTCCTGAATGTTGGATTACAGCCGAAGAAATATTCATAG
- a CDS encoding methylglyoxal synthase, protein MNIGLVAHDSKKKLMQNFCIAYRGILSKNNLYATGTTGRLIEEVANLSVHKYLAGHLGGIQQLGAQIEHNDIDLVIFLRDPLKPKPHEPEVNSIFRICDEHNIPLATNLATAELLILSLDRGDLDWREMYK, encoded by the coding sequence ATGAACATAGGATTAGTTGCACATGATTCAAAGAAAAAACTGATGCAGAACTTCTGCATAGCATACAGAGGTATCTTAAGCAAAAATAATTTGTACGCCACAGGCACCACAGGACGTCTGATAGAGGAGGTTGCAAACCTCTCAGTACACAAATATCTTGCAGGACACTTAGGAGGCATCCAGCAGCTTGGAGCACAGATTGAGCACAATGACATAGATCTTGTCATCTTTCTGCGTGATCCATTAAAGCCTAAGCCACACGAGCCTGAGGTAAACAGTATTTTCCGTATTTGTGATGAGCATAATATACCACTTGCCACCAATCTGGCTACAGCAGAGCTGCTCATTTTATCATTGGACAGAGGAGATCTTGACTGGCGTGAGATGTACAAGTAA
- a CDS encoding cell division topological specificity factor MinE, whose amino-acid sequence MMHKFSKTGEYAKKRLKIALAEDRSTISASDNMAQIKKEIKSVIQRHMNINDEAYEVRIIMRDKKSINNL is encoded by the coding sequence ATGATGCATAAATTTTCCAAAACAGGAGAATACGCAAAGAAAAGGCTTAAAATAGCACTTGCAGAAGATAGGAGCACAATATCTGCTTCTGACAATATGGCACAGATTAAAAAAGAAATAAAAAGCGTGATACAAAGACATATGAATATAAACGATGAAGCTTACGAAGTCCGGATTATCATGCGCGACAAAAAATCAATTAATAACCTTTAA